A genomic stretch from Melopsittacus undulatus isolate bMelUnd1 chromosome W, bMelUnd1.mat.Z, whole genome shotgun sequence includes:
- the LOC117438022 gene encoding myosin-9-like, translating to MFLVKWQERLELKQLEFKAEDSNLLEIKAGDANLLKIKTGDSNLLEFKAEDANLLQTATETEVNEVLRSTSPEKNEALEAQQQMSLFQNRIREQNAHLEMLREKAHDLEVQLESSQKNAKDKENTFAQMEENIEDTIQQLCESTEEKEQDVKSLQDLVASERLSVLQCALSVRDSEIRELKNEIALCKMKEQQHVEELTISHEKDICRQLENLRAELEKCHRREIAEAKQVYEEEMVLKYKNELEKLKRELCALNSEEHVQTLNGIIIDLNKSLHESEVNKESLRKRLENQQEDFEREKSEIETKYKGLIDGLKLQLSDAEEQLKEAEQYKQVKQSSRGKIQKLNSLIKELNEKQLYEAKATTDVRQKPDEDNVSNKKVMTLRENQILPEMRAEFDAMWNEPHQLTGEDELVHEELEFQYGFGVGSSRDPLAEIKNSEVTENNENGEGDDSLKVIETKIEQQQVYRYDPEYPVMVLVYGSQQYRSAIIAQQIEKHLAILEWVFPSYQPSASVTTLQDYIGSLLLKAKERVRLVFGVDPSVFVLPWKTTDLIQEWSLCSMTFALAVNGVQLSTHYPSHPLFQTTSIIMRGPIVKQKPISNALTVFTDTSARTGKYGFAWQDNQNWKLKIWTDTGQSVQILELQAIVETLNWFSSQALNIVSDSAYAVSVVNRIDCPKIGKIGTLEIEELVIRLKGIIQERKEPIWCCHMRSHTNLPGIFSQGNAVRNERTADGVLINYLWNLARELLEEN from the exons ATGTTTCTGGTAAAGTGGCAGGAACGCTTAGAGCTAAAACAACTAGAGTTTAAGGCTGAAGACTCCAACCTGCTTGAGATCAAGGCTGGAGATGCCAACCTGCTCAAGATTAAGACTGGAGACTCCAACCTACTAGAATTTAAGGCTGAAGATGCCAACCTACTACAGACAGCAACAGAGACAGAGGTTAATGAGGTGCTGAGGAGTACAAGCcctgagaaaaatgaagcattagaAGCCCAGCAACAGATGTCCTTGTTTCAGAACCGTATCAGAGAGCAAAATGCACATTTGGAGATGCTGCGTGAGAAAGCACATGACCTGGAAGTACAGCTTGAGTCTTCTCAAAAGAATGccaaagataaagaaaatacatttgcccaaatggaagagaatatAGAAGATACAATTCAACAGCTATGCGAAAGCacggaagaaaaagaacaagatgttAAAAGTCTCCAAGATCTAGTGGCATCAGAAAGGTTGTCTGTATTACAATGTGCCCTTTCTGTCCGGGActcagaaataagagaattgaaaaatgaaatagctttatgcaaaatgaaagaacaacaaCATGTTGAAGAACTGACAATCAGCCATGAGAAGGATATTTGCAGACAGTTGGAGAACTTgagggctgagctggagaagtgcCACAGAAGGGAAATTGCAGAAGCCAAGCAGgtatatgaagaagaaatggttttgaaatataAGAATGAACTTGAAAAGCTAAAAagagagctctgtgctctgaattCTGAAGAGCATGTTCAGACTTTGAATGGCATAATAATTGACTTAAATAAGAGTCTTCATGAGTCTGAAGTTAATAAAGAATCTTTGAGGAAGAGACTTGAGAACCAACAGGAAgactttgagagagaaaaatctgaaattgaaaCTAAATACAAGGGTTTGATTGATGGGCTTAAGTTGCAACTTTCtgatgcagaagagcagctcaagGAAGCTGAGCAATATAAACAAGTAAAACAGTCCTCGCGTGGAAAGattcagaaactgaattctCTCATCAAGGAATTAAATGAGAAGCAACTTTATGAGGCTAAAGCCACTACAGATGTAAGGCAAAAGCCTGATGAAGACAATGTCTCCAATAAAAAGGTAATGACTTTGAGGGAAAACCAGATTTTACCAGagatgagagcagaatttgatgCGATGTGGAATGAGCCACACCAGTTGACAGGTGAAGATGAGCTAGTTCATGAAGAACTAGAGTTCCAGTATGGCTTTGGAGTAGGCTCCTCAAGGGATCCATTAGCAGAAATCAAGAATTCAGAGGTCACAGAGAATAATGAAAACGGTGAAGGTGATGACTCTCTTAAAGTAATTGAGACAAAAATTGAGCAACAACAGGTTTATAGATATGACCCTGAATATCcagttatggttttggtttatggaTCACAGCAATACAGATCTGCTATTATAGCGcaacaaattgaaaaacactTAGCGATCCTAGAATGGGTTTTCCCATCGTATCAGCCTTCTGCATCTGTTACCACGCTCCAGGATTATATTGGGTCCCTATTGTTAAAAGCCAAAGAACGTGTCAGGTTGGTGTTTGGTGTTGatccttctgtatttgtactaCCTTGGAAAACTACTGATTTAATCCAAGAATGGTCATTATGTTCTATGACCTTTGCTCTTGCAGTTAATGGGGTACAATTGTCAACACATTATCCCTCTCATCCGCTGTTTCAAACAACCTCTATTATAATGAGAGGGCCtattgtgaaacaaaaacctataTCAAATGCACTTACTGTATTCACTGATACCAGTGCACGTACTGGGAAATATGGCTTCGCATGGCAAGACAATCAAAATTGGAAACTAAAGATATGGACTGACACAGGACAATCAGTGCAAATCTTAGAACTACAAGCCATTGTTGAAACCTTAAATTGGTTTTCCTCACAAGCCTTAAATATTGTATCCGATTCAGCATATGCAGTCAGTGTAGTCAATCGTATTGACTGTCCAAAAATAGGTAAAATTGGAACATTGGAAATTGAAGAATTGGTAATTCGCCTAAAGGGTATAATTCAAGAACGTAAGGAGCCCATCTGGTGCTGCCACATGCGAAGTCATACCAACTTACCTGGTATCTTTTCCCAGGGTAATGCTGTAA GAAACGAGAGGACAGCAGACGGTGTCTTAATAAACTATTTGTGGAATCTAGCTAGggaacttttggaagaaaactga